A region from the Streptomyces lydicus genome encodes:
- a CDS encoding DUF2637 domain-containing protein, with protein MSTASAPKAAHITDWDRAVVMALGSVGCALSWDALQQMAVAIHVRGFLSYLFPLVIDGFIAYGIRALMVLRDAPLRARLYVWMLVGTATAASIWANALHAVRLNEESVTDTGLRLGDTVVAVLSTIAPLALAGAVHLYILIARGPVKDSDREDPGQAGHLGQVGKPAGIAVTRADRADRIGQQPEPGQVTAGQPVTALTDRLRLSLDKQIPSPRSLTGDSAPADSSNPVTGHHGQPHDPADLPGQPDTAPPVTDRPETTEPVTGKQDSPSPVTERPVTPPPVTDRDARTTGDRRSDPDTEELLEIARSAVRAEDKLTRKVVAQAIRGQQIPLSSDTLTALMAQLREQHGQPVTSART; from the coding sequence GTGAGCACCGCGAGCGCGCCCAAGGCGGCGCACATCACCGACTGGGACCGCGCGGTTGTCATGGCCCTGGGCAGCGTGGGATGCGCCCTGAGCTGGGACGCCTTGCAGCAGATGGCTGTCGCCATCCACGTCCGAGGCTTCCTCAGCTACCTGTTCCCGCTGGTGATCGACGGGTTCATCGCCTACGGCATCCGGGCCCTCATGGTCCTGCGCGACGCACCCCTGCGTGCCCGGCTCTACGTCTGGATGCTCGTCGGTACGGCCACCGCCGCCAGCATCTGGGCCAACGCGCTGCACGCGGTGCGGCTCAACGAGGAATCGGTCACGGACACCGGGCTCCGCCTCGGAGACACCGTGGTCGCGGTGCTGTCCACGATCGCCCCGCTCGCGCTGGCCGGAGCGGTCCACCTCTACATCCTCATCGCCCGAGGGCCGGTCAAGGACAGTGACCGCGAAGACCCCGGTCAGGCCGGTCACCTCGGTCAGGTCGGCAAGCCCGCCGGCATCGCGGTCACCCGGGCCGACCGGGCCGACCGGATCGGTCAGCAGCCGGAGCCCGGTCAGGTCACGGCCGGGCAGCCGGTCACTGCTCTGACCGATCGGCTGCGTCTGTCCCTGGACAAGCAGATCCCCAGCCCTCGGTCACTGACCGGGGACAGTGCCCCGGCGGACAGCAGCAACCCGGTCACCGGTCACCACGGTCAGCCGCACGATCCTGCTGACCTGCCCGGACAGCCGGACACCGCGCCGCCGGTCACTGACCGCCCGGAGACCACCGAGCCGGTCACCGGCAAGCAGGACAGCCCCTCGCCGGTCACCGAACGGCCGGTCACTCCGCCGCCGGTCACTGACCGGGACGCCCGGACAACCGGTGACCGGCGCTCTGACCCGGACACCGAGGAGCTGCTGGAGATCGCCCGGTCAGCGGTCAGGGCCGAGGACAAGCTGACCCGCAAGGTGGTCGCCCAGGCGATCCGCGGTCAGCAGATCCCCCTGTCCAGCGACACCCTGACCGCCCTGATGGCCCAGCTCCGCGAGCAGCACGGGCAGCCGGTCACATCCGCCCGGACCTGA
- a CDS encoding WhiB family transcriptional regulator, whose amino-acid sequence MTTTTITPARHRSLGDQTWQDDAVCQSTEYNPVDPDLFFPEPDETDKIVAAKALCAQCPVRRTCLDAALEGGDAHGIRGGMTEEEREPLHEKLAHRLDYSRVNDTIAGRDIHLTQAERRAVIYAAFRHGVTEQRLAWLLKVTEEHAQKKYRELRRAQRNRGLEQNTETSSLKANGDLGRDDFGTAA is encoded by the coding sequence GACCAGACCTGGCAGGACGACGCCGTCTGCCAGAGCACCGAGTACAACCCGGTGGACCCCGACCTCTTCTTCCCGGAGCCCGACGAGACCGACAAGATCGTCGCCGCGAAGGCACTGTGCGCCCAGTGCCCGGTGCGCCGCACCTGCCTGGACGCCGCCCTCGAAGGCGGTGACGCCCACGGCATCCGGGGCGGCATGACCGAGGAGGAACGTGAGCCGCTGCACGAGAAGCTCGCCCACCGGCTCGACTACAGCCGCGTCAACGACACGATCGCCGGGCGGGACATCCACCTCACCCAAGCCGAACGCCGCGCGGTCATCTACGCCGCCTTCCGCCACGGGGTGACCGAGCAGCGCCTGGCCTGGCTGCTGAAGGTCACCGAGGAGCACGCCCAGAAGAAGTACCGCGAGCTTCGCCGGGCCCAGCGCAACCGGGGCCTGGAACAGAACACGGAGACATCGTCCCTCAAGGCCAACGGCGACCTGGGTCGCGATGACTTCGGGACGGCGGCGTGA